A single genomic interval of Asinibacterium sp. OR53 harbors:
- a CDS encoding GH3 auxin-responsive promoter family protein, with amino-acid sequence MAILDIKLPNSILKALRLPQNNPRRQQIKVLKKLLRKARFTSFGQQYRFDEVLLSKHPGKKFQEMVPVFTYNKIYTDWWHTTLEGTPDICWPGKIRYYALSSGTSEAASKYIPVTNDLLRGNKIVMIKQLLSLRNYEDIPYSSVSKGWLTLGGSTDLQKGSGYYAGDLSGITAKNAPFWFQPFYKPGKKIAKEKDWNKKIEEIVEKAPQWDIGFLVGVPAWIQMCVEMIIERYKLNNIHEMWPNLAFFVHGGVSFEPYKKGFEKLLGKPITYIETYLASEGFIAYQDRQYSAGMRLVTGEHIFMEFVPFDSKNFNADGEIVSNPEALMIHEVEEGKDYALLISTAAGAWRYLIGDTIRFVDKERCEIVITGRTKHFLSLVGEHLSVENMNKAIQLVSDEMNICIPEFTVAGIPHGNFFAHQWYVACNDHVDGKKLAAKIDEKLKALNDDYAVERNSALKEVFVEVLSEQQFMDFMRCKGKVGGQHKFPRVLKGRMLEDWQRFLKSELTTVHA; translated from the coding sequence ATGGCAATACTTGATATCAAGCTACCCAATTCTATTCTCAAGGCCCTCCGGTTGCCCCAGAACAATCCCCGTAGGCAGCAGATCAAAGTATTGAAAAAATTACTCCGGAAAGCCAGGTTCACCTCTTTTGGCCAGCAATACCGGTTCGATGAAGTATTGCTCAGCAAGCATCCTGGTAAAAAATTCCAGGAAATGGTCCCGGTTTTCACCTATAATAAGATATACACTGATTGGTGGCATACCACCCTCGAAGGGACGCCCGATATCTGCTGGCCCGGCAAAATCCGGTACTATGCTCTCAGCAGCGGCACCAGTGAGGCCGCCAGTAAATACATTCCCGTAACCAATGACCTCCTGAGGGGCAATAAGATCGTCATGATCAAGCAGTTGCTGAGCCTGCGGAATTATGAAGATATCCCGTACAGTTCTGTGAGCAAAGGCTGGCTTACCCTGGGTGGCAGTACCGATCTGCAGAAAGGATCGGGCTATTATGCCGGTGACCTGAGCGGCATCACCGCTAAAAATGCCCCCTTCTGGTTCCAGCCCTTTTATAAGCCCGGTAAAAAGATCGCCAAGGAGAAGGACTGGAACAAAAAGATCGAAGAGATCGTTGAAAAAGCTCCGCAGTGGGATATCGGTTTCCTCGTAGGTGTGCCGGCCTGGATACAGATGTGTGTTGAAATGATCATCGAACGCTATAAACTCAATAACATTCATGAAATGTGGCCCAACCTGGCTTTTTTCGTGCATGGGGGCGTTAGCTTCGAACCTTATAAGAAAGGGTTTGAAAAATTATTGGGTAAACCCATCACCTATATCGAAACTTATCTTGCCAGTGAAGGGTTCATCGCTTACCAGGACCGCCAGTATAGTGCCGGCATGCGATTGGTTACCGGCGAACATATTTTTATGGAGTTCGTGCCCTTTGATTCCAAAAATTTCAATGCCGATGGAGAAATAGTCAGCAATCCTGAAGCACTCATGATCCATGAAGTGGAGGAAGGCAAAGACTATGCACTGCTCATCAGCACAGCTGCCGGGGCCTGGCGATACCTCATCGGTGATACCATACGGTTTGTTGACAAAGAACGTTGCGAGATCGTGATCACCGGCCGCACCAAACATTTCCTCAGCCTCGTAGGCGAACACCTGAGTGTGGAGAATATGAACAAAGCCATACAGCTTGTCAGCGATGAAATGAATATCTGCATACCTGAATTTACCGTTGCCGGCATACCCCATGGCAACTTCTTTGCACACCAGTGGTATGTGGCCTGTAACGATCATGTGGATGGAAAGAAACTGGCTGCCAAAATCGATGAGAAGCTGAAGGCGCTGAACGATGATTACGCTGTTGAAAGAAACAGCGCTTTGAAAGAAGTCTTCGTAGAAGTGCTCAGCGAACAACAGTTCATGGACTTCATGCGCTGCAAAGGAAAAGTAGGCGGACAACACAAATTCCCCCGTGTATTAAAAGGCCGCATGTTGGAAGACTGGCAACGCTTTCTTAAAAGTGAACTAACCACTGTACATGCTTAA
- a CDS encoding inositol monophosphatase family protein translates to MQAVEAGAAQLQHFFNGQFEISHKEGINNLVTEADHAAEKAIFEVIRQQFPDHFILSEETGEIIQDSSYKWIIDPIDGTVNFANGIPICCVSIGIEQNGEMILGAVYNPFIGEMFFAQKGFGATLNDKKIAVSQKTEVIKSCLVTGFPYTYLDMPNGPLQVFEKLIRKGVPVRRLGSAAIDLCWVASGRFDGFYEHKLQAWDSAAGFLIVEEAGGKVTDFKGNAYSPYQPHIIATNGKIHDELLAVVNGASI, encoded by the coding sequence ATGCAGGCAGTCGAGGCAGGCGCCGCACAATTACAGCATTTTTTTAATGGCCAGTTTGAAATCAGTCACAAAGAGGGGATCAATAACCTGGTAACCGAAGCAGATCATGCCGCTGAAAAAGCCATTTTTGAAGTGATCAGGCAGCAATTCCCCGATCATTTCATATTAAGTGAGGAAACGGGCGAGATCATCCAGGATTCATCTTATAAATGGATCATCGACCCCATCGATGGTACGGTGAATTTTGCCAATGGCATTCCCATCTGCTGCGTGAGCATTGGCATTGAACAGAACGGCGAAATGATTCTCGGAGCAGTGTACAATCCTTTCATCGGGGAAATGTTCTTTGCGCAAAAAGGTTTCGGCGCTACACTGAATGATAAAAAAATAGCAGTGAGCCAGAAAACCGAAGTGATCAAGAGCTGCCTGGTAACAGGGTTCCCTTATACATACCTCGATATGCCCAACGGACCACTGCAGGTATTTGAAAAGTTGATCAGGAAAGGCGTACCGGTAAGACGGCTCGGCAGTGCAGCGATTGACCTTTGCTGGGTAGCGTCTGGCCGTTTCGACGGGTTTTACGAACACAAATTGCAGGCATGGGACAGCGCCGCCGGGTTCCTCATCGTAGAAGAAGCAGGCGGTAAAGTGACCGACTTTAAAGGCAATGCTTATTCACCCTATCAACCGCATATTATAGCTACGAATGGTAAAATCCACGATGAGCTGCTGGCCGTAGTGAATGGCGCATCGATATAA
- the thiL gene encoding thiamine-phosphate kinase codes for MEQRTEIGELGEFGLIEHLTRNFEIQNASTVVGVGDDAAVLDHFGKQVVVSTDLLIEGIHFDLMYTPLKHLGYKAVMVNLSDIYAMNATPTQITMSIGVSNRFSLEALSEFYEGVHVACEKHGVDLVGGDTSSSQKGFIISVTAIGEVAPDQFVKRSTAQQGDLICVSGDLGGAFLGLTLMEREKKIFLENPQVQPDLENENYIVGRLLKPEARKDIIQFLAAQHIVPTAMMDVSDGVSSEVLHLCRQSNLGCRIYEEKLPVSEDSRKAAYKFGLDPTVCALNGGEDYELIFTLKQEDYDKITLNEEISVIGYMTAIEEGCKLLTKGGNSFDITAQGWNAFQK; via the coding sequence ATGGAACAAAGAACAGAAATAGGAGAATTGGGTGAGTTTGGATTGATTGAACACCTGACCAGGAATTTTGAAATACAGAATGCATCTACCGTAGTTGGCGTGGGCGATGATGCTGCCGTGCTGGATCATTTTGGCAAACAGGTGGTAGTTTCCACCGACCTGCTGATCGAAGGCATTCATTTTGATCTGATGTACACACCGCTCAAGCATTTAGGCTACAAGGCCGTTATGGTGAACCTGAGCGATATCTATGCGATGAACGCAACCCCAACACAGATCACCATGAGCATTGGCGTGAGCAACCGTTTCAGCCTGGAAGCATTGAGTGAATTTTACGAAGGCGTGCATGTTGCCTGTGAAAAACACGGAGTTGATTTAGTAGGAGGAGATACTTCTTCATCACAAAAAGGATTCATTATTTCTGTTACTGCCATAGGGGAAGTGGCGCCGGATCAGTTTGTAAAAAGAAGTACGGCACAGCAGGGCGATCTGATCTGTGTGAGCGGCGATTTGGGCGGCGCCTTCCTGGGCCTTACCCTGATGGAACGTGAAAAAAAGATCTTCCTCGAAAATCCGCAGGTGCAGCCCGACCTGGAGAATGAAAATTATATTGTTGGCCGTTTGCTGAAACCGGAAGCACGGAAAGACATCATACAGTTTTTAGCCGCACAGCACATCGTTCCTACAGCTATGATGGATGTGAGCGATGGTGTGAGCAGCGAGGTATTGCATCTTTGCAGGCAAAGCAACCTGGGTTGCCGTATCTATGAAGAGAAATTACCTGTATCGGAAGACAGCAGGAAAGCTGCGTATAAATTTGGATTAGACCCCACCGTTTGCGCGCTGAATGGAGGGGAAGATTATGAACTGATCTTTACGCTGAAGCAGGAAGACTACGATAAGATTACCCTGAATGAAGAGATAAGTGTGATCGGATATATGACAGCTATTGAAGAAGGCTGTAAACTACTCACCAAGGGGGGCAATAGTTTTGATATTACTGCGCAGGGATGGAATGCTTTTCAGAAATGA
- a CDS encoding S41 family peptidase has protein sequence MAQRADAILPKMPASRLREDVILLKKILEANHPSLYWYTPKDSMDQYFRYTINSITDSLNEVAFKNKVAWLVSKIRCGHTTVRFSKAYGKIAPLFRYPLFPLALKAWNDSLVVLGSIWPRDTVFKRGTIITSINGRSNRQVLDSIFQFISTDGYADNYKNQLVSGNFPAWYKTIFGTDSVYTITYIDTAGRERSTLVKAFIPRKDSIGTKKPSTDKHDEQISGRPTRRMRLMNKRVMVIDTASSTAFMRITSFSGGRLKPFFKRSFKTIRQQHLQHLVIDLRENGGGTVSNSVDLTQYLAAKPFKLGDSVVAISRKFRYGRYIHPAWPYWLVMNLAATREKDGLIHFGHYEQHYFKPRKRFHFDGDVYLVQGGLTFSAASMMVATLKGQKNITVVGEETGGGYYGNSAMHIPTIRLPYSGLQVSLPMYRLVIDSSHPKGHGIVPDLEVKPSSGAIRKGIDPKIEDIRALIQRKSR, from the coding sequence ATGGCACAAAGAGCGGATGCTATATTACCTAAAATGCCTGCCAGCCGTTTGCGTGAAGATGTCATCCTGCTGAAAAAAATACTCGAAGCCAATCATCCCAGTCTCTATTGGTACACGCCGAAAGACAGTATGGACCAGTATTTCAGGTACACCATCAACAGTATTACCGATTCGCTGAATGAAGTGGCATTCAAGAATAAGGTTGCGTGGCTGGTGAGCAAAATCCGGTGCGGACATACCACGGTCCGTTTTTCAAAAGCATATGGTAAAATAGCGCCGCTGTTCAGGTACCCCTTATTCCCGCTGGCATTGAAAGCCTGGAACGACAGCCTGGTAGTGCTGGGAAGTATCTGGCCCCGCGACACGGTTTTTAAAAGAGGCACCATCATCACTTCCATCAACGGGCGAAGCAACCGGCAGGTGCTCGATTCTATTTTTCAGTTCATCAGTACCGATGGTTATGCAGATAATTACAAGAACCAGTTGGTCAGCGGCAATTTTCCCGCCTGGTATAAAACCATATTCGGTACCGACAGTGTATACACCATTACCTACATCGACACTGCAGGCAGGGAACGATCTACATTGGTGAAAGCTTTCATTCCCCGAAAGGATAGCATTGGCACTAAAAAACCATCAACGGACAAGCACGATGAGCAGATCAGTGGCAGGCCAACAAGGAGGATGCGGCTGATGAATAAAAGAGTAATGGTCATTGATACGGCCAGCAGCACAGCCTTCATGCGCATCACCAGTTTTTCGGGAGGAAGGCTCAAACCTTTTTTCAAACGATCTTTCAAAACCATCCGGCAACAGCACTTGCAACACCTGGTGATTGATCTGCGGGAAAACGGAGGCGGCACGGTTAGTAACAGTGTAGACCTCACGCAATACCTGGCGGCAAAACCGTTTAAGCTGGGCGATAGCGTGGTGGCCATCAGCCGGAAATTCAGGTATGGAAGATATATCCATCCAGCCTGGCCCTATTGGTTGGTGATGAATCTTGCCGCCACCAGAGAAAAAGATGGGCTGATACATTTCGGTCATTATGAGCAACACTATTTCAAGCCCCGCAAAAGATTCCATTTTGATGGTGATGTTTACTTAGTGCAGGGGGGACTGACATTTTCTGCCGCCAGTATGATGGTAGCCACTTTGAAAGGACAGAAAAATATAACAGTGGTAGGAGAAGAAACCGGGGGAGGATATTACGGCAACTCAGCCATGCATATACCCACAATCAGGTTGCCATATTCGGGTCTGCAGGTGAGCCTGCCCATGTACCGGCTTGTCATCGACAGCAGCCACCCTAAAGGACATGGCATTGTGCCAGACCTCGAAGTAAAGCCTTCTTCCGGGGCCATCAGGAAAGGGATTGACCCGAAAATAGAAGATATTCGGGCGCTCATACAGCGTAAAAGCCGTTGA
- the nagA gene encoding N-acetylglucosamine-6-phosphate deacetylase codes for MKNQQIYLANRVFTGTEWLHHHAVVIERGAITDILPSTALPSGETLQHAIIAPAFVDIQIYGAHNRLLAVYPEANTLDLLYDYCSKGGAAYFQPTVATNSYEVFYQCIDAVRDYWKKGGKGCLGLHIEGPWISPAKRGAHIESFIHAPSVEKIKPLLDYGKDIITMITLAPETCGQDVIDLIRSYDIVISAGHSNATYETAMAAFNGGIPAATHLFNAMSPLQHRAPGMVGAIFNHPGVMSSIVPDGYHVDFPVLRIAKDLMKERLFVITDAVTTTTEGPYPHQLAGDKYESNNILSGSALTMLKCVQNLVHRVDVPLAEALRMASLYPAQVMGKAHRMGKIEKGYDANLVCMNEALEIEQVVTG; via the coding sequence ATGAAAAACCAACAGATTTACCTCGCCAACCGCGTATTTACCGGTACTGAGTGGCTGCATCACCATGCCGTAGTTATTGAAAGAGGCGCCATTACAGATATACTCCCTTCCACAGCGCTCCCTTCGGGTGAAACCTTGCAACATGCTATTATTGCACCGGCTTTTGTTGACATACAAATTTACGGTGCGCACAACCGGTTACTGGCTGTTTACCCCGAAGCCAATACGCTGGACCTGCTGTATGATTATTGTAGCAAAGGTGGCGCCGCCTATTTTCAACCTACGGTGGCCACTAACAGTTACGAAGTGTTTTACCAATGCATCGACGCTGTTCGCGACTATTGGAAAAAGGGGGGCAAAGGCTGCCTGGGACTGCATATAGAAGGTCCCTGGATTAGCCCGGCCAAGCGTGGCGCGCATATCGAATCTTTCATCCATGCGCCATCCGTTGAAAAAATAAAACCCTTGCTCGACTATGGCAAGGATATTATTACGATGATCACTTTGGCACCCGAAACCTGTGGCCAGGATGTGATCGACCTGATACGTTCTTACGATATTGTTATTTCGGCCGGTCACAGCAACGCTACTTATGAAACAGCTATGGCCGCATTCAATGGCGGTATCCCGGCGGCTACCCATCTGTTCAATGCTATGAGCCCTTTACAACATCGTGCACCGGGTATGGTGGGCGCCATTTTCAATCACCCCGGGGTAATGTCGAGCATCGTACCGGATGGTTATCATGTTGATTTCCCCGTGTTGCGCATTGCCAAGGATTTAATGAAAGAACGGCTTTTCGTTATCACCGATGCCGTTACCACTACTACGGAAGGCCCTTACCCGCACCAGTTGGCGGGCGACAAATACGAGTCGAACAATATACTCAGCGGTTCTGCCCTCACCATGCTCAAATGCGTGCAAAACCTGGTGCATCGTGTCGATGTACCGTTGGCAGAAGCATTGCGAATGGCCAGCCTGTACCCCGCCCAGGTAATGGGAAAAGCACACCGGATGGGGAAAATAGAAAAAGGATACGACGCCAACCTTGTATGTATGAACGAAGCGCTGGAAATAGAACAGGTGGTTACCGGGTAG
- a CDS encoding amidohydrolase, translating into MSSSLTFSLIQPSLAWEDKTANLGHLGQLLESITAKTEIVILPEMFSTGFSMQPEKLAENMEGPTVQWMKDWAHKKRVALTGSVIIEDGRHYYNRLLWVLPDQTVGYYDKRHRFAFAGEDEKYTPGKKRLIAQVKGWKVNLQVCYDLRFPVWARQQLENGPNSQPEYDVLVYVANWPERRSHAWKTLLTARAIENQCYVMGVNRVGNDGNGIYHSGDSMVIDPLGEVLFHKAHEEAIYTITIDKEKLDEVRSRFPFWKDADHFHISQS; encoded by the coding sequence ATGTCGTCGTCTTTGACTTTTTCGCTGATACAACCCTCCCTTGCCTGGGAAGACAAGACCGCCAACCTCGGTCATCTCGGTCAGCTCCTGGAAAGCATCACCGCCAAAACAGAAATTGTAATACTGCCCGAAATGTTCAGCACCGGTTTCAGCATGCAGCCGGAAAAACTTGCAGAAAATATGGAAGGGCCAACCGTACAATGGATGAAGGACTGGGCGCACAAGAAAAGGGTTGCGCTCACAGGCAGTGTCATCATTGAGGACGGGCGGCATTATTACAACCGCCTGCTTTGGGTATTGCCCGATCAAACCGTGGGTTATTACGACAAACGCCACCGCTTTGCCTTTGCGGGTGAGGATGAAAAATATACACCAGGTAAAAAGAGGCTGATAGCCCAGGTAAAGGGCTGGAAGGTCAACCTGCAGGTATGTTACGACCTCCGGTTCCCTGTATGGGCCAGGCAGCAGTTGGAAAACGGACCCAATAGCCAGCCTGAATACGATGTACTGGTCTATGTAGCCAACTGGCCCGAAAGGCGCAGTCACGCCTGGAAAACACTGCTTACGGCCAGGGCTATTGAGAACCAATGTTATGTCATGGGCGTAAACAGGGTGGGTAATGACGGGAATGGTATTTATCACAGTGGCGACAGCATGGTGATTGACCCGTTGGGTGAAGTATTGTTCCACAAGGCACACGAAGAAGCCATCTACACAATTACGATCGATAAAGAAAAACTGGATGAAGTACGGTCGCGCTTCCCTTTCTGGAAGGATGCCGATCATTTCCATATCAGTCAATCATGA
- a CDS encoding regulatory protein RecX has product MKTSLSPEKAFQKIKHYCAYQERNHYEVREKLYGMGLFKKEVETLITRLIEEDYLNEARYAIQFAGGHFRLKKWGKIKIRFELRQKGVSDYNIKAALKEIDEADYLQVLSKLAREKWASLKAESPAGRHTRTTAFLLRKGYENNLIQEVIAAIY; this is encoded by the coding sequence GTGAAAACCAGCCTCTCACCAGAAAAAGCCTTCCAGAAAATTAAACATTATTGCGCATATCAGGAACGCAATCATTACGAAGTGCGTGAAAAACTTTATGGAATGGGCTTGTTCAAGAAAGAGGTGGAAACATTAATTACCCGGCTGATCGAGGAAGATTATTTAAACGAAGCACGCTATGCCATCCAGTTTGCGGGCGGCCATTTCCGCCTCAAAAAATGGGGTAAAATAAAGATCCGGTTTGAATTGCGACAAAAAGGTGTTAGTGATTACAACATAAAGGCAGCTTTGAAAGAGATCGACGAAGCGGATTACCTGCAAGTACTTTCCAAACTTGCCCGGGAAAAATGGGCAAGCCTGAAAGCTGAAAGTCCGGCTGGCCGCCACACCAGAACCACTGCATTCCTTTTACGCAAAGGCTATGAAAATAACCTTATCCAGGAAGTGATAGCTGCCATTTATTGA
- a CDS encoding response regulator, with protein sequence MKYTVCLIDDDPIYQFTARKILESTELVKEVHSFNNGAEALVHFEKLAGADRKDFPDIIFLDINMPVLDGWEFLTSYEKMQLPVVSPPLYMVSSSINEADIQHSATFHTVTGYLVKPVPKTRYRELLEALGNGH encoded by the coding sequence ATGAAATATACCGTTTGTCTCATAGACGATGATCCCATTTACCAGTTTACCGCCCGGAAGATCCTGGAATCTACCGAACTGGTAAAGGAAGTGCATTCTTTTAATAATGGTGCTGAAGCACTGGTCCATTTTGAAAAGCTTGCCGGCGCCGACAGAAAGGATTTCCCCGATATCATTTTTCTTGATATCAATATGCCGGTATTGGACGGTTGGGAATTCCTGACATCCTACGAAAAAATGCAACTGCCTGTTGTATCACCTCCGCTATATATGGTGAGTTCATCCATCAACGAGGCAGATATACAACATTCAGCCACTTTCCATACGGTAACGGGTTACCTGGTAAAACCAGTGCCCAAGACCAGGTACCGCGAACTGCTGGAAGCTCTGGGAAATGGCCACTAA
- the dnaN gene encoding DNA polymerase III subunit beta, whose translation MKFIVSSSSLLKHLQQISGVINANTVLPILEDFLFEIQDKKLNVVATDLETVMRVQMEVESKASGKVCIPAKILLDSLKNIPDQPLTFNIDKNFAVEITSDNGKYKVMGENPDNFPKEPPADDTTGFAMTSSALLTAINKTLFAVSNDDLRPAMTGVFFELSKDGVQFVATDAHRLVRYKRLDTKASKNDSFIVPKKPLNLLKNALPDNDDELTISYNGNHLFVNHGSTQMICRLIDARFPDYKVVIPVDNPYKLIVNKGDFQNALRRVNVFSNKSTNQVALSISGSELQMAAQDVDFSFEGNERMSCQYDGGDLQIAFNAKFLIEMLGAADTEEIRMELSTSTKAGLIKPSEQAEGEDLLMLVMPLMLNN comes from the coding sequence ATGAAATTCATTGTTTCCTCTTCCTCTCTTTTGAAACACCTGCAGCAGATCAGCGGTGTGATCAACGCGAATACCGTATTACCGATACTGGAAGATTTTTTATTTGAGATACAGGACAAAAAACTGAATGTGGTTGCTACGGACCTGGAAACAGTGATGCGTGTGCAGATGGAAGTAGAGAGTAAGGCTAGCGGCAAAGTATGTATCCCGGCTAAAATCCTGCTGGATTCGCTGAAAAATATCCCCGACCAGCCGCTTACTTTCAATATCGACAAGAATTTTGCCGTTGAGATCACCAGCGACAATGGTAAGTACAAGGTGATGGGAGAAAACCCCGATAATTTTCCGAAGGAACCCCCGGCCGATGATACTACCGGTTTTGCCATGACCAGCAGCGCCTTGCTGACTGCCATCAACAAAACACTTTTTGCAGTGAGCAACGATGACCTCCGGCCTGCTATGACCGGCGTATTTTTTGAACTGTCAAAAGACGGGGTACAGTTTGTGGCAACGGATGCCCACCGCCTGGTACGCTACAAGCGTCTCGATACCAAAGCCAGTAAGAACGATTCTTTCATCGTTCCCAAAAAGCCCCTGAACCTCTTGAAGAATGCGTTACCGGATAACGATGATGAGCTGACCATTAGCTATAATGGCAACCATCTTTTTGTGAACCATGGTTCAACACAAATGATCTGCCGGCTGATCGATGCGCGCTTCCCAGATTATAAAGTGGTGATTCCCGTCGATAACCCTTACAAGCTGATCGTTAACAAAGGAGATTTTCAGAATGCTCTTCGCCGGGTGAATGTGTTTAGTAACAAGAGCACCAACCAGGTGGCGCTGAGTATCAGTGGCAGTGAACTGCAGATGGCGGCGCAGGATGTAGACTTCAGTTTTGAAGGTAACGAAAGGATGAGCTGCCAGTACGATGGAGGCGACTTGCAGATCGCTTTCAATGCAAAATTTCTTATTGAGATGCTGGGTGCAGCCGATACGGAAGAGATCAGGATGGAATTGTCAACATCTACCAAAGCAGGCCTTATCAAACCCAGCGAGCAGGCAGAAGGAGAAGACCTGCTGATGCTGGTAATGCCTTTGATGCTGAATAATTAA
- a CDS encoding sterol desaturase family protein gives MLENLVHYFNHIPSLHRTLILAGGISFFWLLEGIIPLFRFRYNKWRHALVNIFFTLTTVVVNFLFAVLIVKTSDWATAHHFGILYLATMPLWLTLLLGLLLLDLIGAYWIHYIEHKVKWMWKFHVVHHADTHVDTTTANRHHPGESVFRAVFTLLAVFVCGAPVWLVMVYQSMSALLSQFNHANIRFPRRLNRFLNWVIVSPDMHKVHHHYVRPQTDSNYGNIFSIWDHLFGTYNNTAVDGLHYGLDVLDEKRDEELSYQMGLPFNQKIKTDY, from the coding sequence ATGCTTGAAAACCTCGTTCATTATTTCAATCATATTCCCAGCCTCCACCGCACCCTGATACTGGCAGGCGGTATTAGTTTTTTTTGGTTGCTCGAAGGCATCATACCACTATTCAGGTTCAGGTACAACAAATGGAGACACGCCCTGGTGAATATTTTTTTTACACTCACCACAGTGGTAGTAAATTTTCTTTTTGCCGTACTGATCGTTAAAACGAGCGACTGGGCCACCGCGCACCATTTTGGTATTTTGTACCTGGCTACAATGCCCTTGTGGCTTACACTATTACTGGGATTATTGTTGCTGGACCTCATCGGCGCCTATTGGATTCATTATATAGAACATAAGGTCAAATGGATGTGGAAGTTCCATGTGGTGCACCATGCCGATACGCATGTAGATACAACTACTGCCAACAGGCATCATCCCGGCGAGAGTGTTTTCAGAGCGGTATTTACTTTGCTCGCCGTATTTGTTTGCGGGGCACCTGTATGGCTCGTGATGGTGTATCAGAGCATGAGCGCACTGCTCTCGCAGTTCAATCATGCGAATATCCGTTTTCCTCGTAGGCTTAACCGGTTCTTGAATTGGGTGATCGTTTCTCCCGATATGCATAAAGTACATCATCATTATGTGAGGCCGCAGACCGATAGCAATTATGGTAATATTTTTTCCATCTGGGATCACCTGTTTGGCACTTACAACAATACAGCAGTTGACGGGTTGCATTACGGACTGGATGTGCTGGATGAAAAGCGGGATGAAGAATTGAGCTACCAGATGGGCCTCCCTTTCAATCAAAAAATAAAAACCGATTATTAA
- the kdsB gene encoding 3-deoxy-manno-octulosonate cytidylyltransferase, whose protein sequence is MKKIAMIPARYAATRFPAKLMQQLGAKTVIRHTYDNTMATGLFDEVYVVTDSEIIFKEIEQNGGRAIMSRKAHESGSDRIAEAAEHLNVEIIVNVQGDEPFVKKEPLEKLLQVFEGEAGKKVQVASLMQVMKEAQFINDPNYVKVAVDKQMNALMFSRSVIPYPRNTATAAVYYEHIGVYAFRKEALMCFTQWEMTPLETAEKIECLRYLENGIALKMVVTDYMGIEIDTPEDLQRAAGLFL, encoded by the coding sequence ATGAAAAAAATAGCCATGATCCCGGCGCGTTATGCTGCTACCCGTTTCCCGGCCAAGCTCATGCAGCAACTGGGCGCGAAAACAGTGATAAGGCATACTTATGATAATACGATGGCAACAGGGTTGTTCGATGAAGTATATGTGGTGACAGATAGCGAGATCATTTTCAAAGAAATTGAACAAAACGGCGGGCGGGCCATCATGAGCCGGAAGGCACATGAGAGCGGCAGCGACCGTATTGCGGAAGCGGCCGAACACCTCAATGTGGAGATCATTGTGAATGTGCAGGGCGATGAACCTTTTGTAAAGAAAGAACCACTCGAAAAACTATTGCAGGTATTTGAAGGGGAAGCGGGAAAAAAAGTACAGGTGGCTTCCCTGATGCAGGTAATGAAAGAAGCGCAATTCATCAACGATCCTAATTATGTAAAAGTAGCAGTAGACAAGCAAATGAACGCGCTCATGTTTTCCCGCAGTGTGATACCTTATCCGAGAAATACAGCAACAGCAGCAGTTTATTACGAACATATCGGTGTATATGCTTTCCGGAAAGAAGCGCTGATGTGTTTCACCCAATGGGAAATGACCCCGTTGGAGACCGCCGAAAAAATAGAATGCCTGCGCTACCTCGAAAATGGCATTGCATTAAAGATGGTGGTTACCGATTATATGGGTATTGAAATAGATACGCCGGAAGACCTGCAACGCGCAGCAGGATTATTTTTATAG
- a CDS encoding Hpt domain-containing protein, whose product MTGTNNYDLSLLEQLGDKSALLDVLDLFLKDTPEQVRQLALRTGAGEWESVSALAHKLKGSLSMLQAKPLVSHLATIEKMAKSVEDKTPVAGLVAEVEVTFEVLREELSKEVNMIRKEIG is encoded by the coding sequence ATGACCGGAACCAATAACTATGATTTGAGCTTACTGGAACAGTTGGGCGATAAAAGCGCTTTGCTGGATGTATTAGATCTGTTCTTAAAAGATACGCCTGAACAGGTGCGGCAATTAGCCCTTCGTACCGGGGCCGGGGAATGGGAATCTGTTTCAGCATTAGCACACAAGCTGAAAGGCTCCCTATCTATGTTACAGGCAAAACCATTGGTGAGCCACCTGGCAACAATAGAGAAGATGGCCAAATCCGTTGAAGATAAGACCCCCGTTGCAGGCCTGGTGGCAGAGGTGGAGGTCACTTTTGAGGTTCTCAGGGAGGAATTGTCGAAAGAAGTAAACATGATACGTAAAGAAATAGGCTGA